In the genome of Candidatus Kinetoplastibacterium desouzaii TCC079E, the window TCCTTCTGCGTCTCTAATAATTTTCTGAGATAAATCTAAAGATGCTTTTTTTAGTGCTAACAAGACTTCTTGGTAATGTTTGTCATTTTCACTTGTAATTGCTAAATCTGACGTTCCTGTAGCCATTATTACAAAAGAATCATTTGTAGATGTATCTCCATCTACAGTAATTCTATTGAATGAAGAGTCAGTTATTTCTTTAATCATTCTATTTAATAATGATTGTTCTATTTTAATATCTGTTCCTATAAAAGCTAGCATTGTAGCCATGTTTGGACAGATCATTCCTGCTCCTTTGCTGATTCCAGTAACTGTAACGTTTTTATTTCCTATTATAAATTTTTCAGAAAATATTTTTGGTGTAGTATCTGTTGTCATAATACTATATGCAGCATCCTGCCAGCTGCTATTTCCTAGATTTCTTATGGCGTTAGGTAGAGCTTTTATTAGTTTTTCTATTGGGAGAGGCTCCATTATCACTCCTGTAGAAAAAGGAAGTATTTGCTCAGGATTAATATTTAATAATTTTCCAAGAGCCTCACATGTGTTTCTGGCAGCTTCTATCCCAGTTTTTCCTGTTCCTGCATTTGCATTACCTGTGTTAATTACTAAAGCTCTTATGCGAGGCAAAGATA includes:
- the argJ gene encoding bifunctional glutamate N-acetyltransferase/amino-acid acetyltransferase ArgJ codes for the protein MAINLKVPGENEIFPINGIEIGIAEAGIKKINKKDLTIFKISENTTVSGSFTRNLFKAAPVQVSEENLNLSLPRIRALVINTGNANAGTGKTGIEAARNTCEALGKLLNINPEQILPFSTGVIMEPLPIEKLIKALPNAIRNLGNSSWQDAAYSIMTTDTTPKIFSEKFIIGNKNVTVTGISKGAGMICPNMATMLAFIGTDIKIEQSLLNRMIKEITDSSFNRITVDGDTSTNDSFVIMATGTSDLAITSENDKHYQEVLLALKKASLDLSQKIIRDAEGATKFITIDIVQANNTEEALKVAYSIAHSPLVKTAFYASDPNIGRILAAIGYSKAKIKIEDLYIWLNEVLIVKNGAINPDYKEEDGKNVLQQTEIRIKVFIGTGNINETIYTCDLSHEYVTINAEYRS